Proteins encoded together in one Actinomycetes bacterium window:
- a CDS encoding FAD-linked oxidase C-terminal domain-containing protein yields the protein MVDALRRAGLAEVDDSTLTRALYSSDASLYRVLPTAVVRPRDVDEVAATLDVCRRLGVPLTSRGAGTSIAGNAVGSGVVLDFSKHLNRVLAVDAEARTATVEPGLVQAQLQRAAAPHGLRFGPDPSTHNRATLGGMIGNNACGSRALGYGRTADNVLGLQLLTGTGQRLDLGADGAAAASEPLLAELRSVVGRDLATIRTELGRFSRQVSGYSLEHLLPERSFDVSRALVGTEGTLGVVLGASVRLVTEPARRGLVVLGYPDMATAADAVPALLVHRPTACEGIDGRILDVVRARRGPGAVPVMPRGGGWLLVEVTGQTSSEVAAMARAVVADAAALDAMVVTDARVAAGLWRIREDGAGLAGRTPAGAPAHSGWEDAAVPPAVLGAYLRDFERLLADYRLAGVPYGHFGDGCVHIRIDFPFESSSGVGVFRSFLTHAATLVAGYGGSLSGEHGDGRARSALLPLMYSGSALALFGRVKALFDPDNLLNPGVLVDPRPVDADLRVVQARPLREELALGYRHDGGDFSAAVHRCTGVGKCLADTSADGGVMCPSYLATREEKDSTRGRARALQEMVNGTTVTGGWRSPEVREALDLCLACKGCSSDCPTGVDMAAYKAEVLHQSYRGRLRPRSHYTLGWLPRWSRLASRAPRLANAVLGRPTVARVTRWAAGVDSRRGLPRFAEVTFHRWFSRRAGGVGSADRPPVLLFVDSFTEHFRPEVGIAAVQVLEDAGYAVRLTPSGLCCGLTWITTGQLDTAKRLVGQTVSALLPGVEAGVPVVGLEPSCAAVLRSDAVDLLGTAAAATVAGGTRTLAELLLDTPGWTPPDLTGTRAVAQPHCHHHAVMGWDTDARLLYAAGVEVERLGGCCGLAGNFGAERGHYAVSVAVAENALLPAIRDREPSAVVLADGFSCHTQMADLAAVDAVHLAQLLLPPPTPPSA from the coding sequence GTGGTCGACGCGCTGCGGCGCGCCGGCCTGGCCGAAGTCGACGACAGCACCCTGACCCGGGCGCTGTACTCCAGCGACGCCTCGCTGTACCGGGTGCTGCCCACCGCGGTGGTGCGCCCGCGTGACGTCGACGAGGTGGCCGCGACCCTCGACGTGTGCCGAAGACTCGGCGTCCCGCTGACCTCCCGCGGGGCCGGGACGTCGATCGCCGGCAACGCCGTCGGCAGCGGTGTGGTGCTCGACTTCAGCAAGCACCTCAACCGGGTGCTGGCGGTCGACGCCGAGGCACGAACCGCGACCGTCGAGCCGGGACTCGTCCAGGCGCAGCTGCAGCGGGCCGCCGCCCCACACGGGCTGCGGTTCGGCCCGGATCCCTCGACCCACAACCGGGCCACCCTCGGCGGCATGATCGGTAACAACGCCTGCGGCTCGCGCGCGCTCGGCTATGGCCGCACGGCGGACAACGTGCTGGGCCTGCAGCTGCTCACCGGGACCGGCCAGCGGCTCGACCTCGGGGCGGATGGCGCCGCAGCGGCGTCCGAACCGCTGCTGGCCGAGCTGAGGTCGGTGGTCGGCCGGGACCTGGCCACGATCCGGACCGAGCTCGGCCGCTTCAGCCGCCAGGTCTCCGGGTACTCCCTCGAGCACCTGCTCCCCGAACGGTCCTTCGACGTGTCCAGGGCGCTGGTCGGCACTGAGGGCACGCTCGGCGTGGTGCTGGGCGCCTCCGTCCGGTTGGTGACCGAGCCGGCCCGTCGCGGGCTGGTCGTCCTCGGCTATCCCGACATGGCTACCGCGGCCGACGCGGTGCCGGCCCTGCTGGTGCACCGGCCCACCGCCTGCGAGGGAATCGACGGACGGATCCTCGACGTCGTGCGGGCGCGGCGTGGCCCGGGCGCCGTCCCCGTCATGCCGCGGGGCGGCGGCTGGCTGCTCGTCGAAGTCACCGGACAGACGTCGTCCGAGGTGGCGGCCATGGCCCGCGCGGTGGTCGCCGACGCCGCCGCACTCGACGCGATGGTGGTCACCGACGCGCGCGTCGCGGCCGGCCTGTGGCGGATCCGGGAGGACGGCGCCGGGCTCGCCGGGCGCACGCCGGCCGGCGCGCCGGCGCACTCCGGCTGGGAGGACGCCGCGGTGCCCCCGGCCGTGCTGGGTGCGTACCTGCGGGACTTCGAGCGGCTGCTGGCCGACTACCGGCTGGCCGGCGTCCCCTACGGGCACTTCGGTGACGGCTGCGTGCACATCCGGATCGACTTCCCGTTCGAGTCGTCGTCCGGGGTGGGCGTGTTCCGCAGCTTCCTCACGCACGCGGCCACACTGGTGGCCGGCTACGGGGGGTCGCTGTCCGGCGAGCACGGCGACGGCCGGGCCCGCAGCGCGCTGCTGCCGCTCATGTACTCCGGCTCGGCGCTGGCCCTGTTCGGCCGGGTCAAGGCGCTGTTCGATCCGGACAACCTGCTCAACCCCGGGGTGCTCGTCGACCCGCGACCGGTGGACGCCGACCTGCGGGTGGTCCAGGCCCGGCCGCTGCGGGAGGAGCTCGCGCTCGGCTACCGCCACGACGGCGGGGACTTCAGCGCCGCCGTCCACCGCTGCACCGGCGTGGGCAAGTGCCTGGCCGACACCAGCGCGGACGGCGGGGTCATGTGCCCGTCCTACCTGGCCACCCGCGAGGAGAAGGACTCCACCCGCGGCCGGGCCCGGGCGCTGCAGGAGATGGTCAACGGGACGACGGTGACGGGTGGCTGGCGCTCGCCGGAAGTGCGCGAGGCGCTGGACCTGTGCCTGGCCTGCAAGGGCTGCTCGTCGGACTGCCCGACCGGCGTGGACATGGCCGCGTACAAGGCGGAGGTGCTGCACCAGTCCTACCGCGGCCGGCTGCGCCCGCGCTCGCACTACACGCTCGGCTGGCTGCCCCGCTGGTCGCGGCTTGCCTCGCGCGCCCCCCGGCTGGCCAACGCCGTGCTCGGCCGGCCGACCGTGGCCCGCGTGACGCGATGGGCGGCCGGGGTCGACTCCCGCCGTGGTCTCCCGCGGTTCGCCGAGGTGACGTTCCACCGCTGGTTCAGCCGCCGGGCTGGTGGGGTAGGCAGCGCGGACCGACCGCCGGTCCTGCTCTTCGTGGACAGCTTCACCGAGCACTTCCGGCCGGAGGTGGGGATCGCGGCGGTGCAGGTCCTCGAGGACGCCGGGTACGCGGTCCGGCTGACGCCGTCCGGCCTGTGCTGCGGGCTGACCTGGATCACGACCGGGCAGCTGGACACCGCGAAGAGGCTTGTGGGGCAGACGGTTTCGGCCCTGCTCCCGGGGGTCGAGGCCGGCGTACCGGTCGTCGGCCTGGAGCCCTCGTGCGCGGCCGTGCTGCGGTCGGACGCCGTGGACCTGCTCGGCACCGCCGCCGCTGCCACCGTCGCCGGCGGCACCCGCACCCTGGCTGAGCTGCTGCTGGACACCCCAGGCTGGACCCCGCCCGACCTCACCGGGACCCGCGCCGTCGCACAGCCGCACTGCCACCACCACGCGGTGATGGGCTGGGACACCGACGCGCGACTGCTGTACGCCGCCGGCGTCGAAGTGGAGCGGCTCGGCGGCTGCTGCGGACTGGCCGGCAATTTCGGCGCCGAGCGGGGGCACTACGCCGTGTCGGTGGCCGTGGCCGAGAACGCGCTGCTGCCCGCGATCCGCGACCGCGAGCCCTCCGCCGTGGTGCTCGCCGACGGCTTCTCCTGCCACACCCAGATGGCCGACCTCGCAGCGGTGGACGCCGTCCACCTGGCCCAGCTCCTCCTCCCCCCTCCCACCCCCCCTTCTGCATGA
- a CDS encoding alpha/beta hydrolase produces MAVDQSSPLSRRQRLEAGVVQTLAHLPARAQRLLAGPVIEGDYGPLDVQVQLVLRLMAADPRPSFETLPVAQARESIRLEAAQFAGRRPADVIAQQLTVDGAEGPLGARLYLPEGAQRPGPLVVWFHGGGWVVGDLDSHDPCCRFLSHTARLPVLAVDYRLAPEAPFPAAVDDALAAFRWAVRNAAALGADPDRIAVAGDSAGGNLAAVVSLLAALDGGPAPAFQALVYPATDLSRKSESYREYPVGYFLTEAQMDWYRTAYLPDPSLASDPRVSPLLAHEVAGLPPAYVTVGAFDVLRDETVAYARRLTDAGVPTTLRVHPGLIHGFVNAAGVLPVAAAAVRELADALATALHRPA; encoded by the coding sequence ATGGCCGTCGACCAGTCCAGCCCTTTGTCCCGCCGACAGCGGCTCGAGGCGGGCGTCGTCCAGACCCTCGCCCACCTTCCGGCCCGCGCCCAGCGGCTGCTCGCAGGGCCGGTGATCGAGGGGGACTACGGCCCGCTCGACGTCCAGGTGCAGCTGGTCCTGCGTCTGATGGCCGCCGATCCGAGGCCCTCCTTCGAGACCCTGCCAGTGGCCCAGGCCCGTGAGTCGATCCGGCTGGAGGCGGCCCAGTTTGCCGGGCGCCGTCCCGCCGACGTGATCGCTCAGCAGCTCACCGTGGACGGCGCCGAGGGACCCCTGGGCGCCCGGCTGTACCTCCCCGAGGGGGCGCAGCGGCCGGGCCCGCTCGTGGTCTGGTTCCACGGGGGCGGGTGGGTGGTCGGCGACCTGGACAGCCACGACCCGTGCTGTCGCTTCCTGTCCCACACGGCCAGGCTGCCGGTGCTTGCGGTGGACTACCGGCTCGCGCCGGAGGCGCCGTTCCCGGCGGCCGTGGACGATGCGCTGGCCGCCTTCCGCTGGGCGGTCCGCAACGCCGCCGCGCTCGGCGCCGACCCCGACCGGATCGCGGTCGCTGGCGACTCCGCGGGCGGCAACCTGGCGGCTGTAGTCTCGCTGCTGGCCGCGCTGGACGGCGGGCCGGCCCCGGCCTTCCAGGCCCTGGTGTACCCGGCCACCGACCTGTCCAGGAAGTCCGAGAGCTACCGCGAGTACCCCGTCGGGTACTTCCTCACCGAGGCCCAGATGGACTGGTACCGCACCGCGTACCTGCCGGACCCGTCGCTGGCTAGCGACCCACGGGTCTCGCCGCTGCTCGCGCACGAAGTCGCCGGGCTGCCTCCCGCCTACGTCACGGTCGGGGCCTTCGACGTGCTGCGTGACGAGACTGTCGCCTACGCGCGGCGGCTGACGGACGCGGGCGTCCCGACGACGCTGCGAGTCCATCCCGGGCTGATCCACGGATTCGTCAACGCGGCCGGGGTCCTGCCGGTCGCCGCGGCCGCCGTCCGAGAGCTGGCCGATGCCCTGGCCACCGCCCTCCACCGCCCTGCATGA